From the Deinococcus aetherius genome, the window GCAGATGCTGGGCGTGAGCATGCAGCTCTACTTCGGGTCGTTCCGGCAGCCGCAGGTCGCGGTGGCGATGGCGGTGTTCAGCTTCGTGGTCTGTGCCTTCGCGGGCGCCCTCTATGTGCTGGCGACCACTCGTCAGCAGGGGCGGCGGGCGTGATCTCGCCCACGTGGTTCCTGCGCTCGGCGCCGCTGCGGCGGTCGCTCGCCCTGATCTTCGTCCTCGCCTTCGGGGCCTTCCTGCTGCTGCCGCTGTGGACGCTCCTGCTGTGGGCGGTCGCGGAGCGGTGGAACTTCCCGGGGCTTGTGCCCCAGCAGTTCGGGCTGAGGTGGTGGACCTGGGTGTTCCAGAACGCGGACGTGTCGAAGGCGGCCTTCTGGAGCTTTACCACTGCGCCGACCGTCACGCTCCTCGCGGCCCTGATCTGCCTGCCCGCCGCGTACGCCTTCGCGCGCTTCGAGTTTCCGCTCAAGCGGCCCTTCTACGTGGCTTTGCTCGCCGCGAACGCCTTTCCCCGCATCGGGCTGTACATCGCCATCGCGGCCTTCTTCTTCCGCTTCGGCCTGATCGGGACCTTCTGGGGCGTCGTGCTCGTGCAGCTCATGAATACCCTGGTGGTGATGACCTGGATTCCGGCGGCGGCCTTTGCCGCCGTGCCGCGTGAGATGGAGGAGGCGGCGCGCGACGTGGGCGCCTCGCCGCTGCAGGTCTTTTTCACGGTGACGCTGCCCATTGCGCTCCCCGGCATCCTGGTCGCGCTGATCCTGACCTTCCTGGGCTCGCTCGACGAGGCGCAGGCGACCCTGATCGTGGGCGCGCCCGACGTGACGACCCTGCCGGTGCTGATGTACACGCTGGTATCGAGCTACCCCGAGCCGGTGGGGGCGGTCTTCAGCGTGCTGCTGGCCGCGCCGTCGGTGATTCTGCTCGTCGTGGCGCGGCGCTACCTGCTCGCGGGCTACCTCGCGGCGGGCTTCAAGGGAGGCTGAAGTGGCGGAGATCGTGTTCGACGGCATCACCAAGACCTACGCCGGGCGCGCGGCGGTGCGGAACCTGAACCT encodes:
- a CDS encoding ABC transporter permease, producing MISPTWFLRSAPLRRSLALIFVLAFGAFLLLPLWTLLLWAVAERWNFPGLVPQQFGLRWWTWVFQNADVSKAAFWSFTTAPTVTLLAALICLPAAYAFARFEFPLKRPFYVALLAANAFPRIGLYIAIAAFFFRFGLIGTFWGVVLVQLMNTLVVMTWIPAAAFAAVPREMEEAARDVGASPLQVFFTVTLPIALPGILVALILTFLGSLDEAQATLIVGAPDVTTLPVLMYTLVSSYPEPVGAVFSVLLAAPSVILLVVARRYLLAGYLAAGFKGG